The Rufibacter sp. DG15C region CAGATTGAAGACATCATCCTGACCAAGATCGTTAAGCAGAACATTGACTCCACGGCCCTGGACTTCAGCAAGGAGCACTATGCCAGCGGACCCATGGTCAAGAAAGAAGTGAAAGTGCGCGCCGGTCTGGACAAAGAGGACGGCAAGAAGATTGTGAAGCTCATCAAAGACAGCAAGATCAAAGTGACGGCCGCCATCATGGATGACCAGGTGCGCGTGACCGGCAAAAACATTGATGACTTGCAGGCTGTGATTGCCTTGTTGCGCCGCGCCGAACTGGGTATTCCTTT contains the following coding sequences:
- a CDS encoding YajQ family cyclic di-GMP-binding protein, whose product is MASFDIVSKVDPQTLENAINTVKKEIQNRYDFKDTKGSVELDKKNNLVQISTENDMRLRQIEDIILTKIVKQNIDSTALDFSKEHYASGPMVKKEVKVRAGLDKEDGKKIVKLIKDSKIKVTAAIMDDQVRVTGKNIDDLQAVIALLRRAELGIPLQFINMKS